GGTCAATTCCAAAGCCCGACCCCACATTGGCAATTGTGttgtgtaaacattttttcagCATTAACTGACATGTGTAAATCCCCAGCAAACAATGAGAAACGCATAACAAGAACgacacaacagcaaaaaaataacaacatacAGGCTAGAAAAAACTGTCGCAACTTCAGTTCCGCCTAATCCCCCCACCCACCGCTTACAATTCACAGCGTCTTGGCATTGGAGCAGTGACAAATAGTCCATGGACTGTGGCTTGGAAGCATGACAGGATAATAATGTGGGCGCCATTTGCTCCTGTGTGATCTTTAAAGATAactattaaaattcattattttaatgATACACAGGCAACGACTTGCACGCTCAACGCTGCTTGagtaatttgcaatatttcaCTCAATGCCTCTCTTACGCTACTCGCTCTTCATTTTTAGCCACTCAATTGCTCTTGAGCGCGCAACTCTCTTAGTTGCAGCAAAGGCTCTCTGAGCGTgacagcacaacaacagctgataCAGCGGCTTGTACAGCAAACACTCAAATTTTAGAGTGAAACCGCATTTGACATGAACCAATTCACGGCCAAGAGGAAAAGTTACTcgacgtcgactgcgctgcagcagcgttgccgCAGCGtgaaaattgctataaaagcCGTAGCGCACACCGCCGGCCGGATAGTAGCTTTGGAAAACTGCTCCGCCACAGAAGTTGCCGCCCAAGCTCCTCTCAACCGTTAGCCGTCAGCCGTGGCCGTCGTTGTGTCGTCCATCTTCCACATATAGTTTATTTTCTTGTTcgcttgtagttgttgttgcaaccagctggtagcagcagcagcaacaacagctttccatacacacacacacacacacacacaaataccaAGGCgcacacagagagcgagagggagagcgagcgCAGTTATTGAAACGAGTCGAgagagcaagcaagcaagcacaGCTGTGAGCGAGCAATTGAGAGTTTGAGCGGAACTCAGTCGACGGCAACCCACCCCCAAAACCCCAAAAAATAGCTTTGCCGTTTTCTGTCGTTCACTGACAGCAGCGGCCGTCACACGCAACGCAGCGCAACGCATCTCAGCCCCACCAGACACACACGCTCGGAGACGGAACGACGCCAGCAGAGGCGAGAGGCCCagtgagacagacagacagtcagccagccagccagcctatCATTTCGACAGACATAAATtcacacatacttatgtaGTATTCAAATGAAATATCGCCTATTCCCTTTATTTTTGGGATACAACGAGCGAAATCCACCAAaactacaataacaataagaatTAAACAAGATACAAGACAAGTGCTGTGCTTTTAAAACAACCTACAAAATCGAAGGCAAAActcaacgcaacgcaacgcaaaaggaaacataaaacataaagaaagagagagaacgagagcgagcgagcattGGAGAGACGGGGCGGCAGTTTCGGCTTTTTTAGAATGTATTGAAacgaaatttaaatgtttaactagaataacaaatttagttgttgatactttttgcaattatttgttaaacaaaaccAGGCAAGGCGTCGGAAATCAAACATAACATACAACACAACATACAACATATGcctgtttgttttgtatgaGAGCTCCAgtcagaaataaaaataaaaaaaattgtgtgccGTAAATAACGTAATAACGTGAAATGAATACAAAGCAGAAAGCATAAACACTTTCAAacacacaaccacacacacatacacacaaattaaattcttgtGATTAAAGTGCATTtctacaacacacacatacatatacttatgcatatgtatgcccaacaacaatacaataaaACGCAACGaaaaaaagtaatataaaaaaagctcCAATTACAATCTAATTGAACGGCAACGGCGGCAAACGAGAGCAGCGAGGGAGAAGGAGAAgttaaagaagaagaagcaacagcattattgttattaacgTCTTTAAAGATGGAAGTGCTATCAGTACAAAATCATATTCAGGGACAATTTGGTGTCATTGgtacaacaaaagttaaaggTGAGTGCACAGCCAATTTAtctatttaaacaaattcaattactcTACGAGAATTTAAGTGCGCGTTTCATTTTTCGCTCTTATTACAAGTGCcttgaaattttaaagcaaacactatttaaaatatttctgaaaGATTTTTACAACCCAGCCTAGCAGCTTATCtattaaaagcattaaaatgtttggGCCGATCAAAGAGCCTCAAGATTCTTTCATTAgcattttctgtatttttctTTGACGTTCGAGCTTTTACTGCTCTATTAAaataatcatttattattaacgtTGAGTTTGTGTTTTCTATGGTTTTATTAAAACACATTTCGAAACACTTACACAAAACGCATTTTATTGTGCTCTCAGCATTTTCAAGCTTATtaatcttttatattttttttttttctttttttgtttgttcgttCCCCAAGTTTATGgcacatttttaattcaattaattttatagcgcattgaaaacattttctaCGCAAACATAAAAACGAAACgtttttcaatcaatttttgtGAGGTGAATtttcgaaaatatttaattttaaagtgtgTTGAAAGCTTGTAATGAAAAGTAAGGATTCCATGGAAGTGGCTCTAGGTGTTGattccatttgcatttttgtgcaacttctttatttattcagtttgtgctgttgttgttgtcgtcgacATATCCTTTGCTTGTGTCTGCAACACGGATTATGCAACATCCTGTTAATCCCTGTCACTTTAAACTTTGGGCGGCGTGCAAATTAGACATGAAAGCACACGAAGCTCAGCCGGGGTATCCTGGCTGTGAGTCCTGCAAGTACAAAATCAGCCAAAAGGTgcaaataacaagcaaaagcaagaaagCAAGCGCAGACATAGGGAGAGAGGGAGCGAGGGATGGCGAAGCGGCATGCAACAACATGTCTTTgcacaaacatacaaatttacatatgtatataatataaatgtatgtgtttatgtatttgtatgtatgcacacCTTGCTAACTGCTGAAGCTGAaagcctgcctgcctgccctgGCTCAGTTAACCCCTCGCCCCTCACAGCCCTGCTGGCTGCTCTCTcagtcaatttaatttcatgaCTGACTGAGCGCATGCAATTTTACTTTTCCGAAGGACATTCGTATAACATGCATAAACATGAATACATGCACATACAATATaatatgtttgcatattattaGAAATTCAAGAACTTCAATTTAACGTATTAAGCTTAACATTCGAGCtttaaaactaacaaaacGTATTAAGAACTTTATTTTCAAGGCCACTCGCCTGATTGCAAtatcaagcagcagccacagccgcaacaacaacaacaacaacaactcccCCAAACAGACATGTTGTTGTATCTCTTACTCCTGCTCTtgtctctttcactctttCTCACACTCCGACAGCCCAGATGACTGTCTGAGCGCAGGCTTTACAATAACAAGCGCAGAGTGCACAAATAAAGCTTCAGCACTCACACAGCAggtaaagcagcaacaacaacaatgccaattcaaacatgcatatgtgtgtatgtatgtgtacactCATGTGCATGTGGTTAGCTTGATGCTGTTGCTatgctgttattgtttttattgctgctgctcttgtcgATTTCGAATGCGtacatgcataaatacatacatacatatgtatgtgtatacatacaCGCTGTCCGCAGAATGTCGCGTGATGGAGTGTGGAGTGGGTTGTGGGCGTTCTGTGGGTCTCATCAGATTCAAATGTGTGTATACtttgtaattaaatgtgtgtgtgcggtcgTTTCTGTTTCCTTTTCAATTTCGCTTTCGTTTTACATAAACtctttacatacatacatgcacattCATTCGTTTGTCAAAATTCAATACATACTCAGccatgtgtacatatgtatgcatgtatgtaagTACTTAAGAGAGCCCAGCCGCTAACATGTGCCGTTAATTTCTTAATTACGCGGGTGTGCTGCGCTGAGCTTCAAAACGCGtgatagagcgagagacaaGCAAATGCCATGAGAATGAGACAAGGCAAATTATCCATTCAGCCGGCACAATAGCGTGCGCGCTTTgctagtatgtgtgtgtgtgtgtgtgtgtttcgtttCGCTGTGGGAGGGGCAGCTCAAAGAGTTTGTGCGCCAATGCtaattacatatacatatgtacatacatacataagtatgtacaATGTACATATGCTTGCTTGTTGAGCCAAGTAGTTAATTTCTGCATATTATAAAGCATGAAACAGCATTAAGAAATTTatagacgcacacacataaattagAATGTGTGTGCGAAACAGTGGTGTGATTTCTTAAACTAACGGTAAATTAAGCAGGCAGCGCATTTGTCTGACTTCGCGTCTGGCTTTTGCTCaaaattcttaatttaaaCAAGTACACTGattttgccccactgtgcggCTGCTGCGCTCTGCTCAGCTTTTGTCTACATTCGTTTTGTGAGCTTGAGCATTAAAATAACAGCAAAGacacaaaaaagcaaagcataggAAATTAAATGTCGACTGCGGGTGGTGCGGggtggtgtggtgtggtgtgtaGTGCAGCAAAGGCGAACGCAAAAGAAACTGCTGACTaacgaacaacaacacacagcgGATGGGACGGACGAGCAATTGTCAGCTGGAAACGATTGAAGCCAGAGAAGcgaagcaacaaaatgagGAAGCCCCcctccaacacacacacacacacacatacagtcagTCTTATGCAAGTAATGCGAGAGGGGAGCAGGGGCACAACGGCTGATTTtccagctgttgttgccaggTGATTTCTCTTTGCCCCGCGCTCTGGAAGCATTGAGTGTCTTTTTTGGCGAGCCTGCGCACAGTTCGTGAgcgcgaaagagagcgcgcgcaagtaagagagagcgcgtgtttgtatgtaaatgaGTGCAAGGCGCTTGCCGGCGGCAGCGCAGACATCAGctgttttttacttttggctTGTTTTCGAGCATGACTTTATTTTTCCATGTGTGTCATTTGCATTGCCGGTTGACTAAATTCAGCGTGGTGCGCttcgcttttatttctttgcaatTGCAGACTGGACGAGTCCGCTGACGGCACCCACAACGACAACTGCAACAGGCGTTGCAGCCACGCCAGAGGCGCTAGCGGACAGCCCAAGGGATAAGGTGAGTGCTGACGTGGACGTGGATTTGACGGACGCTGATGTTGTGGATGGCCATCCTGCATCAGTGTTGCACATGCGTCAGCATCAGGCGCTTCATACACGGCCTCGCCTCTCCTCAACCACCTCGTCCTCCTCTGCAACGGCCCCCAGCAAGCCGCCCGCCTCAcccatggccatggccagcTTCGATATGCTCAATTGTGAGAACAACACCGCCACCGCTGGCTACATGTCCAACGTGCTGCAGGCAGCTCCGTTACCGGCCTCGCCGCTGCAATCGACAGCCGGCGCTCGTCTGGGCGCCAGCGACAATCTGGACGATGTGAATCCCAGTGCTGTGGAGGAGCTctcacagctgctgcagaccAAGCTGCGCGACGCCAAGAGTCGTCATCTCTCCTGCACCGAGGTCACCTTGCCCAACAATCTCACCGAACGCATTGCTGTCCAAATCATACGCATGTCGGAGCGCGAGCCCTGCGGCGAACGCGCCTGCACCATCTTCATCGAGTTTGAGAGCGAGCCGAACAATGTCAGGTGAGTGAACCCATCCCCCCCAATTGAGCCCATACTAATTGCTATTGGCTATGCAGACGCATTGCCTCCTTCAAGGTGGATCCGGACACTGTCTCCATCTTCGAGCTGTATTTGACCTTGAAGCAGGACAAGAGCGGCTGGACCTCGATGCTACCACAGTTTCTCAAGTAAGTCTGCACACACTTTGGCATAATGCAAATCTCTAATTTATCCAATCTATACAGAAATCTAACACGCAGCAATACTATCATGATAAGTCCAGATTTTACATTGACCAAGAATAAACTCTACTCCTCCGAGTAGTGAAGCGGCTTGTATGTGGCGGTCGtaggcgtgtgggcgtggcttaaCTCAGTACCAAATCCCTCCGAATATGAAAGCCGTTTCTACTCGAGCCGCCTGCGTTCGTCTTCTACGAACTTCACCACACTACATAAAACACACCACACCACAACTCACCACACCACAAACATTACCACAATTTAGCCATATAGAGGCAAACTTTGGACCACAACTGAACAACTCctgcaaatagcaacaaaatcaacagcaacaaatcaactcaacaacaattgtgtATTTTGAGAGACCTACAaatccaaaaacaaaaatgcaaaaaatttaaaaaaaaacaaaaacaaacaaaaaaagagaaacaaatcAACTGCAGTTGCAGGCAACTCAAAACTCTTATTGGACTGACTTTTTGGCTTATAAACATTAAAGAAAAAGGTactttttgaaaaacaaatttgaaaattacaaaaatattgcaaatattgtaagcaaaagttaaaacttaatttcacTCAGTGGAACGGTTGCCGGTTATCcgttttttttaaaacacaaGCTAAGAAAAGTGAAAACCCCCACTCCCCTCCCCCAAAAGAAAGGAGacatacaacaaattgtggtATGCAACATTTAGAgagtattaaatttgtaagctacatacataaagaaaaacaaatacaaattctaTATAATGTAGTAGTTGATATatgtgcaaaaaaacaaaacaaaacaaaaattgtatgacATACCTAAGGATATGTATGCTCTTTCTTCACGATCTTATTAGGCTATAAAATCTCcctctatatatacatatataaagaaaaaaaagttaatttatatgtgcatatatatatgaacaAACAATAAGttgaaatgcaaacataaaaagtaattaaaaaataaaaacaaagttgatgtgatattatataataattataaatattgattaatgcaaaaaaagaaaacacacacacccacacacatacaaaacaaacaaacacacgtacacagaaaaatattaagaagaagaagttaatttgattttggccACAACTCTAAACAAACTCATGTCTCAAAATCTAAAAACATTAACAATTGATTTTCTACAAGAAGAAACTAATTGCAAGCATTACTTTAAtcttacatttgtttaaattttctgCAGAGTTCAAAACTCTCTgaggcaacaaatttgctggcCAACTGgctatatagttatatacaatatatatatgatatatttataataattgatgTGTTTCTAGCTTaagattttaatattaaaaaaaaaacaataccGTGCGAAGaattcaacaaaatttatgtataagcTGTGTATTTATCTGTAGTTAAGTTGACTAACTAAACTTATCAAATTGGCATACAAGAGaccataaacacacacacacatatatatatactgatacacacactcataaacacacacacacagacaaacccTAGGCAGCTAATTGTATTTTTGATTGAAgtaaaattgattaatatatatatagtatatatatacatataaatatataaatacaaagtcATCTGTGTtaataaatcttaaaataatttatagcgtagtttaacaaaaagaaaaaagcaaataacaaatttctacttattttcaaaaaaacaaacaaacaaaatgattgTAAAACgtaattgatttgatttttctCTTGATGTGtttctgtttttcttttagctgcaaacaattaaatttagtctacatttaacaaattataaacacacacatacgtacacacaattgaatttatttataatatatatttttttcaacaattacccaacaaaaaaaaaaaagatctcgatttatgcaaagtaaaaaacaaaacaaaaaaaaacttagcactcatatgataataataaataggtAACAAACAATTATGTATTTGGTTTACaacatatattcatatatacaatatctacatttttaatttatacgcACTAGAgtctttaaaaaatttgtgtttaaaagcagtaaaacaaaaaaacttcAACACTTGTATatagagcagcaaacaaaacaataactatgcttatttattgtatttaaagtttaaaatcaATGTGAACATAATTCTATGCAAGCAAGTGAAAGAAATAGAACCATGAATGTGATCTATTTAATAATAGGTAATAATAATGAGCAAACAtacaaatagctaaaaaacaaaaaaaaaaagcataaaacaaaacaacattaagtgtaaaagtatataaaaaaaagttcatttgacttttgttttctttccagtgattaaatttaaagtattaattgtacaattttaatttgtagcatttAAAGTATAATTTGCCAATTAACGTTTCGTTTTATTTGTACGCCAGGCttcgaaaaaaataaaaataaaaatacgtaGAACGCAAAAGCTTCTTATACAAATTCTAAAGAGCTTACAAAGCTTTGTGTAAAGCTCTTTGAAAACGCTTTTTATGTggaatattttcatttgtttttgtgttaaaAAGAATTCTCTCGATTGGATGGGtgtaaaatgtataaagaAATTGAATCTTAGACACGTCCAGTGCTCCTCAAAgtatttgtaaacaataatGATAAAATGATCTGAAGCATCAAAAGaatatatagttatttatggcaaaaatataaaacgaaaTGTCTATAAACAATAGAtaacatttatgtatttactaTGTGCTATGTGTGGTTAAATTGTAGAAATTTTTACATAatcgtatatatttatatataaaaaaaactatgcagcatgtttgtttgtttgcgtgtgtgtgtgtgtgtgcgtgtgagctAAATGGGAaccaattaaaaacaaaaaaaatataaaaatcaaataaccAATCAATTAGAAAACGCCTCAAGTGAACAAACAAGaacaaaagctaaagtaaaatgcataattactTAGATAAATtctacttacatatatacatatacacaatacaaatacatatatactatcgAAAATTATTTAGAGCAGAGCACAAATACCGATACTTctataaagaaaataacaaacaaaataaaaatctcaGACTTGAACcgaaagaaagaaaatcaTCAAATTTGCATTCCACACaaccaaacaacaatttactgGCAAGTTTCTAACACAATAGTAATCATAAAAGGAATCTAATATTTAAGCGATTATCCCACCATGTGATTTATACGAAAAGTGAAAAATGaatggaaaatttaatttcaattatgtgTAGAGCGCAAGATTTGCTGTTGAAAATTCATtggatattattattattattatgtatgttTGAACATTTCGTTGCtaatattattaatcaatCAACTAATACTACAAATACAATCattgaatttgctttggcGACACTGACAACTCAAATTTCTAGGCCATAACtttgaacattttgttaaTAGCTGAAcggtaaaagaaaaacaagaacTTAGTTAACAATTTGGTGAAGttgaaaacaagcaaaat
The DNA window shown above is from Drosophila busckii strain San Diego stock center, stock number 13000-0081.31 chromosome 3L, ASM1175060v1, whole genome shotgun sequence and carries:
- the LOC108600189 gene encoding protein charybde — its product is MEVLSVQNHIQGQFGVIGTTKVKDWTSPLTAPTTTTATGVAATPEALADSPRDKVSADVDVDLTDADVVDGHPASVLHMRQHQALHTRPRLSSTTSSSSATAPSKPPASPMAMASFDMLNCENNTATAGYMSNVLQAAPLPASPLQSTAGARLGASDNLDDVNPSAVEELSQLLQTKLRDAKSRHLSCTEVTLPNNLTERIAVQIIRMSEREPCGERACTIFIEFESEPNNVRRIASFKVDPDTVSIFELYLTLKQDKSGWTSMLPQFLKNLTRSNTIMISPDFTLTKNKLYSSE